Proteins encoded together in one Colius striatus isolate bColStr4 chromosome 3, bColStr4.1.hap1, whole genome shotgun sequence window:
- the TEC gene encoding tyrosine-protein kinase Tec isoform X1, whose translation MNTTILQEILIKRSQQKKRTSPLNYKERLFVLTKSMLTYYEGRAEKKYRKGSVDISRIKCVEVVKSDGIIPCQNKYPFQVVYDANTLYIFAPSAQSRDQWVRNLKEEIRNNSNIMVKYHPKFWTEGIYQCCRQTEKLAPGCEKYNLFENSVLRLPSPMPEKSTRRPPPPAPPVEENSNEEEEIVVAMYDFEPTEHHDLRLEKGEEYTVIEKNDIHWWKARDKYGQQGYIPSNYVTGKKSNNLDQYEWYSRNLNRSKAEQLLRNEDKEGGFVVRDSSQPGLYTVSLYTKFGGEGSSGIRHYHIKETVTSPKQYYLAEKHLFNSIPEIIEYHKHNAAGLVTRLRYPVTPKKTTAPTTAGFSYEKWEINPSELTFMRELGSGLFGVVRLGKWRAQYKVAIKAIREGAMYEEDFIEEAKVMMKLTHPKLVQLYGVCTQQRPIYIVTEFMEHGCLLNYLRQKRGVLSKDALLTMCQDVCEGMEYLERNSFIHRDLAARNCLVSDSGVVKVSDFGMTRYVLDDQYTSSSGAKFPVKWCPPEVFNYSRFSSKSDVWSFGVLMWEVFTEGKMPFEKSSNYEVVTMVSQGHRLYRPKLACKQVYEMMMMCWQEKPEGRPTFEDLLHTIIDIAEGEDAF comes from the exons ATGAATACTACTATCCTACAAGAGATTTTGATTAAAAGATCACAGCAGAAGAAGAGGACTTCTCCCTTAAACTACAAAGAGAGGCTTTTTGTACTTACAAAGTCTATGCTAACATATTATGAAGGTCGAGCAGAG aaaaagtacagaaaaggATCTGTGGATATTTCAAGGATCAAATGTGTAGAAGTTGTAAAAAGTGATGGTATTATTCCCTGTCAAAATAAATATCCATTTCAG GTTGTATATGATGCTAATACGCTTTATATTTTTGCACCAAGTGCACAAAGTAGGGATCAGTGGGTGAGGAATCTGAAAGAAG AAATAAGGAACAACAGcaatataatggtaaaatatcATCCTAAGTTCTGGACAGAGGGAATTTATCAGTGctgcagacagacagaaaaattaGCACCTGGCTGTGAAAAATACAATCTTTTTGAAAACA GTGTACTGAGATTGCCCTCTCCAATGCCAGAAAAAAGTACG CGAAGGCCTCCGCCACCTGCTCCTCCAGTTGAAGAAAACAGCaatgaagaggaggagataGTAGTAGCTATGTATGACTTTGAGCCTACAGAACATCATGATTTAAGATTAGAGAAAGGTGAAGAATATACGGTGATTGAGAAGAACGACATTCACTGGTGGAAGGCTAGAGACAAATATGG acAACAAGGATATATTCCAAGCAACTATGTAACAGGAAAGAAGTCCAACAACCTCGATCAATATGA GTGGTACAGCAGAAACCTGAACAGAAGCAAGGCAGAACAACTCCTCAGAAATGAG GATAAAGAAGGTGGTTTTGTGGTGAGAGACTCAAGTCAGCCTGGACTGTACACAGTTTCCCTTTACACAAAATTTGGAGG AGAAGGTTCATCAGGAATAAGACACTACCATATAAAAGAAACAGTAACATCACCAAAGCAGTACTACCTCGCAGAAAAGCATCTCTTTAACTCCATTCCAGAAATAATTGAGTATCATAAACATAATGcagcag GTCTCGTTACTAGGCTGCGTTACCCAGTGACCCCAAAGAAGACGACAGCACCAACGACGGCAGGGTTCAGCTATG aGAAATGGGAAATTAATCCCTCAGAACTGACGTTCATGAGAGAACTGGGGAGTGGTCTGTTTGGCGTAGTGCGCCTTGGGAAGTGGAGGGCGCAGTATAAAGTGGCCATCAAGGCAATTCGGGAAGGTGCAATGTATGAAGAGGATTTCATTGAAGAAGCTAAAGTAATGAT GAAGCTAACACATCCTAAATTAGTTCAGCTGTATGGTGTGTGCACACAGCAGAGACCCATTTACATCGTGACAGAGTTCATGGAGCATGGCTGCCTTCTCAATTATCTCAGACAAAAACGGGGAGTTTTGAGTAAAGACGCCCTGCTCACTATGTGCCAAGATGTATGTGAGGGAATGGAGTACCTGGAGAGAAACAGCTTTATCCACAGAGACCTG GCTGCCAGGAACTGTTTGGTGAGTGACTCAGGAGTGGTCAAAGTGTCAGATTTTGGAATGACAAG atATGTCCTTGATGATCAATACACAAGCTCCTCAGGGGCTAAATTTCCTGTGAAATGGTGCCCTCCAGAAGTTTTTAACTATAGCCGATTCAGCAGCAAGTCAGATgtctggtccttcg gtGTTTTAATGTGGGAAGtatttacagaaggaaaaatgccCTTCGAAAAAAGCTCTAACTACGAAGTGGTAACAATGGTTAGCCAAGGACATCGTTTGTATCGTCCTAAACTAGCCTGTAAGCAGGTGTATGAAATGATGATgatgtgctggcaggag aaaccaGAAGGACGCCCGACTTTTGAAGACTTGCTTCACACAATCATTGACATTGCTGAGGGGGAAGATGCTTTCTga
- the TEC gene encoding tyrosine-protein kinase Tec isoform X2, translated as MVKYHPKFWTEGIYQCCRQTEKLAPGCEKYNLFENSVLRLPSPMPEKSTRRPPPPAPPVEENSNEEEEIVVAMYDFEPTEHHDLRLEKGEEYTVIEKNDIHWWKARDKYGQQGYIPSNYVTGKKSNNLDQYEWYSRNLNRSKAEQLLRNEDKEGGFVVRDSSQPGLYTVSLYTKFGGEGSSGIRHYHIKETVTSPKQYYLAEKHLFNSIPEIIEYHKHNAAGLVTRLRYPVTPKKTTAPTTAGFSYEKWEINPSELTFMRELGSGLFGVVRLGKWRAQYKVAIKAIREGAMYEEDFIEEAKVMMKLTHPKLVQLYGVCTQQRPIYIVTEFMEHGCLLNYLRQKRGVLSKDALLTMCQDVCEGMEYLERNSFIHRDLAARNCLVSDSGVVKVSDFGMTRYVLDDQYTSSSGAKFPVKWCPPEVFNYSRFSSKSDVWSFGVLMWEVFTEGKMPFEKSSNYEVVTMVSQGHRLYRPKLACKQVYEMMMMCWQEKPEGRPTFEDLLHTIIDIAEGEDAF; from the exons atggtaaaatatcATCCTAAGTTCTGGACAGAGGGAATTTATCAGTGctgcagacagacagaaaaattaGCACCTGGCTGTGAAAAATACAATCTTTTTGAAAACA GTGTACTGAGATTGCCCTCTCCAATGCCAGAAAAAAGTACG CGAAGGCCTCCGCCACCTGCTCCTCCAGTTGAAGAAAACAGCaatgaagaggaggagataGTAGTAGCTATGTATGACTTTGAGCCTACAGAACATCATGATTTAAGATTAGAGAAAGGTGAAGAATATACGGTGATTGAGAAGAACGACATTCACTGGTGGAAGGCTAGAGACAAATATGG acAACAAGGATATATTCCAAGCAACTATGTAACAGGAAAGAAGTCCAACAACCTCGATCAATATGA GTGGTACAGCAGAAACCTGAACAGAAGCAAGGCAGAACAACTCCTCAGAAATGAG GATAAAGAAGGTGGTTTTGTGGTGAGAGACTCAAGTCAGCCTGGACTGTACACAGTTTCCCTTTACACAAAATTTGGAGG AGAAGGTTCATCAGGAATAAGACACTACCATATAAAAGAAACAGTAACATCACCAAAGCAGTACTACCTCGCAGAAAAGCATCTCTTTAACTCCATTCCAGAAATAATTGAGTATCATAAACATAATGcagcag GTCTCGTTACTAGGCTGCGTTACCCAGTGACCCCAAAGAAGACGACAGCACCAACGACGGCAGGGTTCAGCTATG aGAAATGGGAAATTAATCCCTCAGAACTGACGTTCATGAGAGAACTGGGGAGTGGTCTGTTTGGCGTAGTGCGCCTTGGGAAGTGGAGGGCGCAGTATAAAGTGGCCATCAAGGCAATTCGGGAAGGTGCAATGTATGAAGAGGATTTCATTGAAGAAGCTAAAGTAATGAT GAAGCTAACACATCCTAAATTAGTTCAGCTGTATGGTGTGTGCACACAGCAGAGACCCATTTACATCGTGACAGAGTTCATGGAGCATGGCTGCCTTCTCAATTATCTCAGACAAAAACGGGGAGTTTTGAGTAAAGACGCCCTGCTCACTATGTGCCAAGATGTATGTGAGGGAATGGAGTACCTGGAGAGAAACAGCTTTATCCACAGAGACCTG GCTGCCAGGAACTGTTTGGTGAGTGACTCAGGAGTGGTCAAAGTGTCAGATTTTGGAATGACAAG atATGTCCTTGATGATCAATACACAAGCTCCTCAGGGGCTAAATTTCCTGTGAAATGGTGCCCTCCAGAAGTTTTTAACTATAGCCGATTCAGCAGCAAGTCAGATgtctggtccttcg gtGTTTTAATGTGGGAAGtatttacagaaggaaaaatgccCTTCGAAAAAAGCTCTAACTACGAAGTGGTAACAATGGTTAGCCAAGGACATCGTTTGTATCGTCCTAAACTAGCCTGTAAGCAGGTGTATGAAATGATGATgatgtgctggcaggag aaaccaGAAGGACGCCCGACTTTTGAAGACTTGCTTCACACAATCATTGACATTGCTGAGGGGGAAGATGCTTTCTga